AACCCCATCCCCGAGTGACATCCCCAAGTGACATGGGTGTCCCCCCCATGTCTTGTTGTCCCCACAGGGCGCTGGTTGCACAGCCCTAGTGGTGGCCGTGGTGGCCAGAAAGCTGGAGCTCACCAAAGCAGAGAAGCACGTCCACAACTTCATGATGGACACGCAGCTGACCAAGAGGGTAAGGGCTGGTTGGGGTAGGGCTCTggttggggggagggaggcTCAGCATCCCTAGGCTTGGTCCCATTGGGGTGCGGTGCTGAGTGCAGGGCGTGCTGAAGCATTAAGGTAAAAGCAAAGAGCATCAgccctctgctttgcttttgcagcacTTTGTGAATTGCTGAAGAGTGCAGCCTCGCCCAGGgcagaaaatgtgtgtgtgtgtgtgttttattttctcttccttccctcgGAGGAGATGGACCATCTTCTCTGGTGGAACATGAGCTCACTTTTGTCTCAGTGTTGGGATTTGGGTgattcagcagctctgtgctgcagatgatgAGCTCTGTGATgcggtgctgctgtgtgctccatCCCAGTGGGGCACCATGGAGCTGTGTGGGTCTCTGGGTGCTTTATATAGGGCTGAAGCCCCCAGACACCAACATGGCAccgggatggggctgtgggacacTCAGGTCACATCCAATGTGAGCAGAGCACATGGAAGCATCAGAGTTTCAAGTTTAGGCACCTCCTTGCAGAATAACCCCACTTATCCCAGGGAGTTAAGTCCTAAACCAGCTCCATTTGTTCCATGTATTGATGTCACTTCAGGTAACACAGATGGCACAAGGTCAGACATCGTGTCCTTGGCCACATGTGGGCTTGGAGAAGAGCTCTGCTTGCAACCCAGCAGTGCTGTAGGGCTGGGGGCCCATTTGGGGTCACTTTTAGGGGTGGATAGAGTGAGAGGGGCagtgcaggagggctggggagcACAGGGGCACTATGAGCCCTCATCCAGCTCCAAGGGGTGAAGATGGGGCACCCCCAGAGGGGCAAAGTGGGTCAGGAGCCCCATGGCTGGAGCATGTTTCCCCAAAGCATTGGAgctggatggggatggggatggggatggggatgcagCAGGACCAGGGCCATTGCTCTGCCTGGAGCACTTCATCCCTGCCTTGCATGACCCCACACACATCCAATCTGGCACACGGAGCTCCCAGCTGGGACAAGTCAGCTCCTGTGATCCCAACCAGCAGCACCCAGCGGGGCCAGAGCTCTTGTTTCCATGCAATAACTCGTCCCACGCATTGCAGCAGATGGGGCTGCTGACCCGACGCCCTTCTCTTACAGATCAAGAACGCGGCGGCCAACGTCCTGCGGGAGACGTGGCTCATCTACAAGCACACCAAGCTGCTGAAAAAGATCGACCACGCCAAAGTCCGGAAGCACCAGAGGAAGTTCCTACAAGCCATCCACCAGTAAGTGGGGAACCACAGCAGGGGAGGGGGCTCTGAGCATGGGGAGGGGGTCCATTTGGGATCCTACAGGGACTGGGAGAGCTGAGGACAGGGAGGGGGTCTGTCTGATGTCCAGCTGTAATGGGGAGGGTTGAGCCTGGGGAGGGGTCCATTTGGGATCCTATGGtgactgagagagctgaggaTAGGGAGGGGGTCTGTCTGATGTCCAGCTGTAATGGGGAGGGCTgagcatggggaggggggacCCTCTGGGATCCTACAGTgactgagagagctgagatGGGGGAGGGGGTCTGTCTGATATCCCACTGTGATGGGGAGGGCTGAGCCTGGGGAGGGGATCTATTTGGGATCCCACGGTGATAGGGAGGGGGTCTGTCTGATATCCCACTGTAATGGGGAGAGCTGAGCCTGGGGAGGGGACCTCTGGGATCTCATGGCAATGAGAAGGGCTGGGCTTGGGGAAGGGGTCCCTCTGTGATCCTGTGGCAATGAGGAAAGCTAGGCTTGGGGAGGGGGTCCCAGCCCATCCATTTCCTGGCAATGGGGAAATCTCTGCAGCATTTTGTAGTTGGGATGAGTGGTGCATCACGTCgccttccccctccccaggtTGCGCAGTGTGAAGATGGAGCAGCGGAAGCTGAGCGACCAGGCCAACACGCTGGTTGACCTTTCAAAGGCAAGTCCTCCCATAACCTCATGGCCTCGTGTTCCTCATCCCTTGGAACAACCGAGGCAGAACCTGGCTGACCGTGGTGCTCTGTCTCCTTAGCTGTCAATGGGAACAGCTCACAGCCCCTGTATGTAGAACAGAGCACACCACGAGCATGGACGGGGGGGTCACCCCATTTCCAATGAGGGCTCTGCGCTCACTGCCCCATAGGAATGCTGCAAAGCCcagctggggatgctcagggctCAGCAGCCCCCAGGTTTCATCATTCCCATCTCCTCACTGCGGAAATCAGGCTCGCCAAGCACCGGTCCCAGCCCAGGGGATGTCAGATGTGCACCGGGTGTGCAGTGTCTGCTGTGCTGCGCTGCATCCCAGTGGCCCCCAGTAAACCCACCCCACATCCTGGGTTGGCACAGAGGGACTGGTGGGGGTGAGGACAGCTGGCTCTGCTGGTAGGAAGGAGTTAAAGTAATAGGGATTATCTGGAGTGCAGCTCCCAGATGGCCAAGCATCCTCTGGGGCCCCGTCCCCACCAGCTGGCTGCAACCAGTCCCCTCCATGCTCTGCCATAGGGACAGCTCTGTCCCAGGGGCTCTATGGGAGGGTGTGAGCATagcaatggggatggggtgggtgAGAGCAGCCCTGGAGTGGCACAGAGGAGCCTCAGGAATAATTTTGCTGGGGCACAGATTGGAGCAGAGTgttgcaaagctgcagcagcccctccaTGAGCTGCCCTGCCATCAGCTGGTGCGTGAGGCTGAAGGCTCCATGCAGGGTATGAGCTGGCAGCGCTGCTGCATGGCTGTCCCTGTCTTCATCCCCTCCACTTGCTCTTATGTCCCTGCATTGTGCTGAGCTCGCAGAGCCCCGGGGCTGCCTGATGAGAGCTGACAGCAGCGGGCTCTGGGTTGCAGAGTGGGTGAAACCTCCGGCTCTGATGTCTTGGGAGCAGAACTTTCAGCCCCAAGAAGAAGGGTCTGGAGCTGCACATCTAAAAGAGGGTGGGGGGCTTCAAGATGGAAGCATTGATCCAACCCCTCTCTCCTTCCATCCGTAGATGCAGAACGTGATGTACGACCTCATCACCGAGCTCAACGACCGCAGCGAGGACCTGGAGAAGCAACTCGGCAGCTTGGAGGCCAAACTGGAGCAGCTGAGCGCCAGCTTCAACTCactgcctctgctgctggccGACATGCTGCGCCAGCAGCACCAACGCCTGCTCGCCGCCGTAGTGGAGGCTCGGGCTGTTGCCGTGCCCGCCGGCACCCCACAGACCCCGCTATCTGAGAGCCCCATTGGGGTCAGCTCCACCTCCTTCCCCACCCCGTacaccagctccagcagctgctaaAAGCGCAGAGCAAAGCCCCCTTCCCAGCGCTCTACGGACACAGGGAGAGCTGGCGCCGGTCCTGAGGACTCAGTGTTCCCACTGGGAACGATGTTGGAGCGGTGACGCCTTGGGATGGACatctccccccatctccccctcctcccaaccccctcctctcctcccctccccccgtTTCGGTGCCTCTACTCGTGGTGAAGGAAGGGGACGGAGGCGACGCTTCGCGCCGCGGCGCTCGGTGGAGGACAGGAATCCACGCTCAATCTCAGGTCTTcacattgaaaacaaaacaaaaaaaacaaacacaaaaccagtcGGAAGCACTGAAGAGACGGAGACACCGGAGGGAGAATCGCACCGTGTGGAGCatgggggctgcggggggcacagggctgctcaccccccccccaacctgcCTCCCCAAATCCCTTCAGTGCATTCCCCTCCTCCTGACCCTGGAGTtcttgcacagctctgccctgagATGTCCGTGCTCCGTCCCGTCTCCTTGCCAAGACACCAACACGTTCCCCTCGCTCTGTTCCAGGGTAGGTGGTGGgctctgagctgccctgggtgggggggagggggctcagTGCAGCACTGGTGCTCTCCGATCGTTGTTTTGGCTCATTGGAGCCTCGAGCAGTGCTTAACACAGCTGGGGACggccccattgctgccccccaccccatccgGAGGTCTCCAAGCCTCGGAACACCCCTATAATTAGGGGAAGGCACCGGGCGCAGCTCTGACCCCGATGCCACGGGACGATGCTCGGTGTGGGACACTTCATCTGTTTAAAaccaccccacaccccacaccGCTCCTGCTGGGGGTCAGCAGCACCGGGGAGTGAAGGTCCCTGTTCTGCTGTCACCACGTCCCCTTCTCGTGTCACCCCGCAGCAGTTTGGGGTTCTACCCGGTCCCTGCGCCACCCCCCTTCTTTGTGGGGATGGCATTTGCTGCTTTCattgaaaaacacagcagaggatatttatatatttttaaacagatgaaGTAAGCGTGTAATTACTCCGTGATATTAATTACACATCAGCCGGCAGTGTCAGTAATTGTAATCAAAAGCCACTGTGTTACTCCAGGTATACTCAGCCTGTAATCTTCTCCTTCGTAACTCTTTCGCTCCCGTCAGTAACGCTGCGTTTCTTGCGCACGTAGGCAGGGACGGATCAACCCCAGTGCAGAGGAATTGCTGTGCAAAACcccactccctgctgctgggaggtgtcTCACTCCTCGTGCCCTTCAATTAAAGCTGCGCAGCAAACAAGCAGCGGTTACGAGGTGctccccccacccacccccacctccccgCCAGCCCTGCCATTGGCACAtggcggaggaggaggaggaggaggaaggctccTCTAGAAGGAGCTGCAAAACGCtctcctggtgctgcagaggTGGTGCTGTGAAGCCTGTTGGTAGCACGGGAACAGCCCCGGTTGTTCTTGTCGCATGGTTTGCAttcagggagcacagagctcactgCCAACGTTTTTCTATTCCTTGGCCTGGCAGCGCATCTTCAGCTTCTGGGAAGGAGCTGCCCATCCCCTGCGTGAAGATCTTGTCATTAGCTTAATTGCAGGGTTGATGGGAGCGTGTCACTGCCTCGGCAGCTCGCCAGCACCGGCTCTCAGTGCTGCTACCAGCCCCTGTGCCTCCAGGTTACCATCCCTCACCTCCCCACTCTTTGGATGGGGTGAAGAGGAGACGCCCATCATCTTCCCATCAAGGAGATTGTGAGCACGGCTATGGAGAAAGCCTTGTAAACGCCAAGGATGAGcctaaaatacagaataatcTCCACTGGCcgcaggcagccagcagagaaAAACGTTTCCACTCCTCTCCTGTGGTTTGTGTAGGAACAAAGCGTCGTGCACAACACGTACATGGAGATGCAGGAAGTATTGATGGCTGGGAATCGATATCTCCAGTGGGAACCTCCTCACGGGCTGGTAATCAAGTCTGAGAAAGCAACGCGAGTAGGACAAGAGGAGGAAGTGCCAGCTGGGCTGTGAGGGAGTGATGGAGCAGTGATGAGAGCTTCAGCATTACCACCAGTGCAGGAGCACCTCGTCcttgggcagagctgctcttcctCATGGCATcgctgcagcccacagccctgtgccttcCATTGCATGCTCTGAGCTCAGAGCTTGCATGTGGCacccccccagctctgcaccttGCAACCTGCAGAcccccatcctcaccatggcacagcccagcagtcCCTCTGCCTGGCACCATGCACCTTGCACCCATGCACCTTGAATCACACAGCCTGCATCCATGCACCCTGCATCCTTTATTCCATAAACTCTACACCCTTCATCCCACACGTACTTTATCCCTCACACCCCAAAGTCTGCATCCATGCACCCTACACCCTTCGTTCCCCACACACTACACCCTACGCCCCATGCACCCTTCATTCCATTCACTTTGCTTCTCATGCACCTTCATCCAATGCACTCTAAACCCTTTATTCCATGCACCGAACACACTCCATCCCATACACCCTTCATCCATTGCACTACACCCTGTATCCCATGTACCCTTAATCCCATGCACCTTTTGTCCCTCATACCCTAAGCACCTCCATCAATGCACTCTACACCCCAAATCAAACATCACTTATTCCTACCCTTCATTCCTGCATACCTAACATCCTCCATCCAATGCTCTACACCCACAACCCAACACATCCTTATTCCTACCTTCATCCCTCATACCCTACACCTTCCATCCAATGCTCTACACCCACACCCAATGCATCCTTATTCTACCCTTCATCCCCTCATACCCTACACCCTCCATCCCATGCACCCTCCATCCAATGCTCTACACCCCACACCCAATGCATCCTTATTCCTACCCCTTCATCCCTCATACCCTACACCCTCCATCCCATACACCCTTCATCCATTGCACTACACCCTGTATCCCATGTACCCTTAATCCCATGCACCTTTTGTCCTCATACCCTACACCCTCCATCCCATGCACCCTTCATCCAGTGCTCTACACCCACAACCCAATGCATCCTTATTCCTACCCCTTCATCCCTCCATACGCCTAATCACCCTCCATCCCATACACCCTTCATCCATTGCACTACACCCTGTATCCCATGTACCTTTAATCCCATGCACCCTTCATACCCTACACCCTCCATCCAATGCTCTACACCCCACATCCAATACATCCTTATTCCTACCCCTTCATTCCTCATACCCTACACCCTCCATCCAGTGCTCTACACCCAACACCCAACACATCCTTATTCCTACCCCTTCATCCCTCATACCCTACATCCTCCATCCAATGCTCTACACCCCACACCCAATGCATCCTTATTCCTACCCCTTCATCCCTCATACCCTACATCCTCCATCCAATGCTCTACACCCCACACCCAATGCATCCTTATTCCTACCCCTACATCCCTCATACCCTACACCCTCCATCCAATGCTCTACACCCCACACCCAATGCATCCTTATTCCTACCCCTTCATCCCTCATACCCTACACCCTTCATCCAATGCTCTACACCCAACACATCCTTATTCCTACCCCTACATCCCTCATACCCTACACCATCCCATGCACCCTCCATCCAATGCTCTACACCCAACACATCCTTATTCCTACCCCTTCATCCCTCATACCCTACACCCTCCATCCAATGCTCTACACCCTCATCCTCCACTCCGTCCCCTCCGCAGCCGGTTCAGCACCGCGGACAGCGCCTCGCCGGTCCCGGTACCGGTCCAGGTGCCGGTCCAGATGCTCTATAGGCACTGAGCCCACCAAGGGGACCTCTCCCTTCTCCTGGTCTCTAAGCACCAAAGAGAGCAAAGGAGGAGAGCTGGGACcaacaggaggaaaagcacAAGAACCAAACTTCAACGTCCACCCATAAACCCAAAGAGACGCCGACCTCTCAGCAGGAAACAAACCCTCagacccccccatccctcccccatATTACAAAGCGAGACGCCCACCGCCCCTCCCAGCGCTCCAGCTGCTATCCCAGGTGGGGTGAGCTCACCCCGATGCTCTTtgcacccacccacccaccaacctcctgcagcacagcctcgGTTTTCCCTTCTGCCGACCTCAATGCCTGCAAGGAAACGTCCTAAAAACACCAGgaggataaaaaagaaagcaacccataaaacaaagcaacaacaaaaccctacAACGTCCTCTCTGCAAACCCACAGACTGAAGCATTTCTATCCAGACTGAAGGAGGCTTCCGCATGGGTTTGCACTTTGCCTCTGTACTGCTCgcttcttcttgttttgttttgtttttttaaaacgATAGGGGAAAGCATAATAGTTTATTTTAACTATGAAAATATATTGCTATATTACAAAGGTTATTGTAACTTTCCATTATGGTTTTGTACCCGACCAGTTGTAGGCAGGCAGCGACTCCCCGCCTGCTGCTAATGTCTGTTTCTGAGTACAGTCACTGCGGGGCTGGTGGGAGCtccctgccccctcccagcACAACCCCCATCCCGATCCCTTCACCCCCCCCCAAGGCGTTAATCCCCACTGGGATCCTAAATTCGTGTAGCACCGGGGCTTTGCTTTTCGCTTTTCTCAGCCTCCTTgaaagccattccctctcctgGTCCCATTCGCCCTTTGGGATGGAGGCTCTGGGGATGGAGCAGTGCAGGGCGCAGcgcttctccttctcttttggGATTTCAACAACCCAACTATTTGGCTCAGAGCAGCCACGCAATGTGTTGCTCTCCAAGTTCAGGGATCGCccatccatcctcctcctcctcctcctcctcctcctcctcttcttcctcttctttggGGTAGGAGGGCTGTGGGGTCCcactctcttcttcctctcaggTCAACGAGTCCCCAGCATGGGGACGATGGGGTGAGGGCATCCCCATGTCCCCGCTGGTGGCACCACAGGTAAGGACGTGGCACATGGAGGCTGTGGGGTGCCCTggaggtttttgtttctttccatctcaGGCTGTGGTTGTGTAGGATGGAGGAGCAGCCCCCACGTTTAATAGAGGGACATGGTGAGGTCACAGGGATCATCCCAGCTCAGCCTTTCTGTGGGCATCTCAGCGCTGTGTGCAGGATGAGGTCTGTAGGGAAATAGTCTTAAACCCCCCACCCTGatcagccctgctctgtgctcctggctgcttCCTTCTATATGGAGCCACAGCCAGGGTTGGGCATGGCACCCGGGACCAATTCCTTGCTGCCTTCCTCCAGTACAATCCCCTACACAGCTCCTCTATCCCCACAGCACTGTTATCAGTTATCACTATCACAGCCTGTTAAcccaccaggagctgcaggtccttgcagcagctgagagctcAGAGGGCTCCTTGTAGGGGTGAAGCCCCCCCAGCAGTTCCAGTTGCCCCTTATTGGGCCCAGCTGGGGGGGCTTCTGGGGTTTATAGGCCAGTAGGAGGAGAAGGGCTGGCTCCTTTCCTCCTGGGTGGTGGTGAGGGCATTGCTGACCCctcctgctggggctgaggtCTGTAGGGTGCTTGAGGCCCTTGTGCTCCTCCATCCATCTTGCAGCCCTGTGACCCCCAGGTAAGTGAGCTGGGGTATCtcccctggggggggggggggatgttgCTGTTGgggggctctgctctgcttcctgccccatcttctgcctgctcagctctgagctccctCCCCAAGGGCTGCAGGGGGGATTTAATGAGGGGAAGCCCTATTGCTCGGGGGGTTCTTGCTTTTCCCCATCTGTGCCCCATTCCCTGAGCaaagggcagctctgcagcccccaggaTGTGCTCTTCTCCGCCTCCTGCCCATATCATTCCCCCCCCCTGCACTGCACAACCCAACATGGCCCTATAGAGCTGCTTGGGGCTGTGGTGAGGATCCAGCCCCACACTCGTGTCCCTCCTCCCAGTCTGTGCATGGCCCTGAAGCGGGGAAGGGAACGGGCCCTGCCTGTCCCAGCAGCATTGCCATAAACCGAGCTGTACCCAGAAACAGGCGCGTTTTAAACTATGGCTTTAACCTGTTCACTGTAAAAAGTGCCTTGGACTTTAATCTGAAGAGGTCAGTATCTATAAATATTTACCTGTGCGGGTGTGTAAGTATGCAGATCTCGATGTATGgttacacacacaaatatatgaCATATACGTACCTATATAAACGCTTCAGACCCCTCTGTTCTGCTGGTCCTTGGAGCTCTGTTCTTGGTGTTGGCAGGGAGCTGTTGTGATGCTCGGGGTGGTTGAGCTGTGGGTATGCTGGCATTGGGGTGGTGCAGGTGTAGCCCCTTACTGGGGGGGTGCTGAGCTCTCTGGACCCCATGGAATGGCTTTGGGTCTGTGCTGGGCTGTTGTGGTCCTTATATGAGCTTTAGGAAGACCCCACCAAGGGAAACTTGCCTTGTAGGGATGCTGAGATGAAGACATGGGGAAGGATGAGGGTAGTGGCACCAGCTGCCTTTATCAATGGGGGGTTGAGACTTTCCTGGGGGTCACTCTGAGCCACAGCAGTGGGTTCTCTGCTTGGGATGGCTCTGCTGTGCCAGCAACCCACCCACTCCCACCTGCATCATGCTTCTTGTGCTGAATgagagcccccccccccccagccatTGTGCTGATGTATCTCGAGGATTTCCATCCCACTGAGCCCTGTGAGACCAGAGCACACATTGATGCTCCCCCAGCTCAGCCACTGGATGGGTCACCCCTCACTAAGGAGACAGAATCCAGTTGGGATATGGGATGGAGCCTCAATGGAGCCCAGACTCTGCTCTCTGAGCTTTGGCTCATGCTttaacccccctcccccctaAAAAAAGCCCAACCAACCCAGTTttagcagagcagctgcagccccagacCCACAGATGAAGGACGGGCTGACATGGGGTGATGGCACTGTGACAAATCACTCCGTTTTTGGCATCGCTTTGAGCCAAAGCTGCCAACTTT
This DNA window, taken from Coturnix japonica isolate 7356 chromosome 25, Coturnix japonica 2.1, whole genome shotgun sequence, encodes the following:
- the LOC116654404 gene encoding 36.4 kDa proline-rich protein-like isoform X2, producing MASLQPTALCLPLHALSSELACGTPPALHLATCRPPSSPWHSPAVPLPGTMHLAPMHLESHSLHPCTLHPLFHKLYTLHPTRTLSLTPQSLHPCTLHPSFPTHYTLRPMHPSFHSLCFSCTFIQCTLNPLFHAPNTLHPIHPSSIALHPVSHVPLIPCTFCPSYPTPSIPCTLHPMLYTPHPMHPYSYPFIPHTLHPPSNALHPTPNASLFLPLHPSYPTPFIQCSTPNTQHILIPTPSSLIPYTLHPMLYTLILHSVPSAAGSAPRTAPRRSRYRSRCRSRCSIGTEPTKGTSPFSWSLSTKESKGGELGPTGGKAQEPNFNVHP
- the LOC116654404 gene encoding splicing factor 3A subunit 2-like isoform X1, whose translation is MASLQPTALCLPLHALSSELACGTPPALHLATCRPPSSPWHSPAVPLPGTMHLAPMHLESHSLHPCTLHPLFHKLYTLHPTRTLSLTPQSLHPCTLHPSFPTHYTLRPMHPSFHSLCFSCTFIQCTLNPLFHAPNTLHPIHPSSIALHPVSHVPLIPCTFCPHTLHPPSHAPFIQCSTPTTQCILIPTPSSLHTPNHPPSHTPFIHCTTPCIPCTFNPMHPSYPTPSIQCSTPHIQYILIPTPSFLIPYTLHPVLYTQHPTHPYSYPFIPHTLHPPSNALHPTPNASLFLPLHPSYPTPSIQCSTPSSSTPSPPQPVQHRGQRLAGPGTGPGAGPDAL